One window of the Rhipicephalus sanguineus isolate Rsan-2018 chromosome 4, BIME_Rsan_1.4, whole genome shotgun sequence genome contains the following:
- the LOC119390820 gene encoding meiotic nuclear division protein 1 homolog, with product MSKRKGVSAEEKRQRMLQVFYEKKDVFQLKDLEKIGPKEKGVIAQAVKDVVQSLVDDGLVDSEKIGTSVYFWSFPSKAVSTRKRKIDQLKTKVEDVQKKLKFVESQLAKAQVGREDSSEREELMSKLSELERDRDEVSAELDKHRDCDPEVLEEVKKQTLVAKEATNRWTDNIFSIKSWVKNKFFIEESVLNKQFGIPEELDYV from the exons ATG TCCAAGAGAAAAGGGGTAAGTGCTGAAGAAAAGCGACAGCGGATGCTGCAAGTTTTCTATGAAAAA aaAGATGTGTTTCAACTGAAAGATCTCGAGAAAATCGGTCCCAAGGAAAAAGGTGTCATAGCGCAGGCGGTTAAAGACGTTGTCCAGTCCTTAGTCGACGACGGTCTCGTGGACTCTGAGAAGATAGGCACGTCGGTCTACTTCTGGTCTTTCCCAAGCAAAGCTGTCAGCACG AGAAAGCGTAAAATAGACCAGCTGAAGACAAAAGTGGAGGATGTGCAGAAGAAGCTCAAGTTTGTCGAGAGTCAGCTGGCAAAGGCTCAAGTGGGAAGGGAGGACTCG TCTGAGCGAGAGGAACTGATGTCCAAGCTGAGCGAGTTGGAGCGAGACCGTGACGAGGTTTCGGCCGAGCTGGACAAGCACAGGGACTGCGACCCCGAGGTTCTGGAAGAGGTCAAGAAGCAGACACTCGTGGCCAAGGAGGCCACCAACAGATGGACAG ATAACATCTTTTCCATCAAGTCCTGGGTAAAGAACAAGTTCTTCATCGAGGAGTCTGTGCTCAACAAGCAGTTCGGCATCCCGGAAGAACTGGATTACGTGTAA
- the LOC119390821 gene encoding X-box-binding protein 1: protein MGVPKRIVITAVRDRSTSSEKATIIAPRDWHIKSEMEVSVAEPVVTAAAPVRKRQRLDHLTREEKIMRRKLKNRVAAQSARDRKKARMDELEEQVTRLQADRTALVEENRLLRKRLEECQRENQRLVQRLEAKPSTQSPSPISTVTTTTTTTTSSLPAPVVKVEPCLPPETRASSSSVEYASLISGPLQQDQVPLRALALWMMQFGFWQLMTSVTTSSPCSKSAAKTSSEACPSPRTSLLCLCLLLLLLQRQQQQRSPGSRLVENGAPPHVWWGPHQKSWTPSKN, encoded by the exons ATGGGTGTTCCCAAGAGAATCGTGATCACGGCAGTTCGAGACCGTTCAACTTCTTCGGAGAAAGCTACCATCATCGCACCTCGAGATTGGCACATCAAGTCCGAGATGGAAGTCAGCGTCGCAGAGCCCGTCGTCACCGCTGCTGCGCCGGTGAGGAAAAGGCAGCGGCTGGACCATTTGACGCGGGAGGAAAAGATCATGAGAAG GAAACTGAAGAACCGTGTGGCAGCACAGAGTGCCCGAGACCGGAAAAAAGCAAGGATGGATGAACTCGAGGAGCAGGTCACTCGGCTGCAGGCAGAC aGGACGGCCCTAGTTGAAGAGAACCGCCTTCTACGCAAACGGCTGGAGGAATGCCAGAGGGAGAACCAGCGACTAGTTCAGAGGCTCGAGGCCAAGCCCAGCACACAATCACCCAGCCCCATTTCCACAgtcactactaccaccaccactaccacttcATCCCTACCTGCACCAGTCGTCAAAGTCGAG CCGTGTTTGCCTCCAGAGACCAGAGCTAGCAGCAGTTCCGTTGAGTATGCATCACTCATCAGTGGACCTCTGCAGCAGGACCAGGTTCCGCTGCGAGCTCTTGCTCTCTGGATGATGCAATTCGGCTTCTGGCAGCTGATGACGAGTGTGACGACCTCTTCGCCCTGCTCCAAGAGTGCAGCCAAAACCTCCTCGGAGGCATGCCCCTCACCGAGGACGTCGCTCCTCTGCCTGTGCCTGCTGCTGCTCCTGCTCCAACggcagcagcaacagcgaagcccGGGCAGTCGTCTGGTCGAAAACGGAGCGCCTCCTCACGTATGGTGGGGGCCTCACCAGAAGAGCTGGACTCCATCAAAGAATTGA